The DNA region TCCGCGCGCCACCGGTCTTTTGCCGCCGGAGCAGAACTCTGGACACCAATCAGCTGCCAGCCCTGGTCGGTTTTCAGCATCAAGGGTGAACCGCTGTCACCCGGCAACGTATCGCACTGGTGCGAGAGTACGCTGGTTTGCGCCCAGCCCGTCACAATACAGTCGGTGTGCGTATAAAGCGTATCCAGATGGTCGACAGGATAGCCTGACTGCGTCACCTTTCGGTCGGCGGCTTTCAGCGCGGCCGTAAGCGCGGCTTTGTCACCGTCAAATAGCGGCAGCGGCGTAATGCCGGAAGGCGGGTAGCGTAAAATAATCAGGCCAAAATCCCACGAGGCGGCCGCCGGTGGCACTATCCAGCCGTCGCCGTCCGGCTTCAGGCGTTTACCGAGAGACGGATCGACCCGTCCTTCAATGCCGTGAATTTCATAGCGCCAGGTCCCTTTTTGCGACACGAACCGCAGGGCAACCGCTTTATCCGGCTTGCCGTTTGGGGGCGTTAACAGACAGTGGCCTGCCGTGAGGGCAAGCTGCGGGGTGATCAGCGTCGCGGTACACAGGTTACCGCTGGCGGTTTCCAGTTGACCGATAGCATCCCAGGGGGCCTGAGTAGGATCGGCGACGCGCGTACGATCGTCATGACCGAAAAAAAGCGTCTTAAGCTCTTTTTGGCTAATGGCGTCATCACCGCCATCATCCGCATGTGAGAATCCAGAAAAAAGGCTAAACGTTCCCAGTAACAGCACAACAGATTTACGCATATCACACTCTGGTGGGGGTAATTATGATTATTAAAAGTGAACCCTATGAAAATACTATAGACGGGACAGCGCTAAAGTGGGAGTAAAATCAGCGTGCTACAATCAGGAAAGATAAAAATGGCTGGCGATGAGCGCGCATAAAATAAGCAGGATCAGGATCAGCTCAAACCGATAGCGTCGCAGCATACGCCCTCCGGATAAAAAAAACGGCGCGGAACCTGTTCCGGTTCAGCGCCGGTTTACCAACGTGCCCCGAAGGGCACGGTTTAGCTTGTACGCTTACGCAGCTGGCTGTGCAGCGGGTTTAGCAGCTTCGTGTTTTACTGCTTTTTTGTGATGCTTTTTAGCGGCCTGCGCTTTTTGCTCTACAGCCGGTTTAGCGGCTTTCTTGTGGTGCTTTTTGGCAGCCTGCGCTTTCTGCTCTACAGCCGGTTTAGCGGCTTTTTTGTGGTGCTTTTTAGCGGCCTGCGCTTTCTGCTCTGCAGCAGGTTTAGCGGCTTTATGGTGTTTCTTATGATGTACGGTTTTGGCTGGCGCAGCAGTGGTCGTTGCAGCTGGTGCAGCGGCCGCCGGGGCAGCAGTGGTTTCAGCAGCAAACGCAGCAGAAGACAGACCCATAGCAGCGGCAACAACCAGAGCTAATACTTTTTTCATGTTCATACCCTCGAATTTGGTTTTTCATTTAACCCCACTGCGGGGCCGTTGAAATAACTATATCCCTGTAAACTCGGGGTTTCCGTGAGTGATTGGTATCGGCGTGTAACCATATGTACATTGCCGGGGTTCCCCACAAAATAATGCCAGCACGGACGCCCCCCTCTCCCTTGAGGGAGAGGGCTGGGGTGAGGGGGAACATACGGCTGTGGTGGTCATTCCGTTCACTTTATGTTCCTTGCTACTCTGTAACGACCACACCGGTGAACGTGCCAGGGCGGCTCAGTCGCCGCCGCCCTGGCAACCCGGGCTCCCGGCGGTAAATCGCCGCTGCGCGGTACCTTCGGCTTATTCCTTCCGGCTTATCGGGGACGGGCGGAGGTAACGTCCCTGTAAAGCCCGCCCTCTCGGCGCATCCATGCGCCTCGCCCCGGCCTTACGGAAACGCCTCAGCGATTCACAGCCGGACCAGGGCATCGCTGAAAGCCTTTAGTCGTTCTGAAACAAGGTTATCGCTTCTGCTTAAAAAATTTACTGGCGGTTCCTCACCCCTTGCCAAACAGATTACAAGTAGCGGGAAGTGAGATGTTCGCGGAAGTAACGAATATTCAGATCTTCACCCGTTGCCTGCGTAATCAACTGCGACGTGCTGAAGCGGCTGCCGTGCTGCCAGATGTTCTGGCGCAGCCAGTCAAACAGCGCCGAAAAATCACCTTCAGCGATGGAAGCCTGCAGGCCCGGCAGCGCCGTTTTCGCGGCATGGAACAGCTGCGCGGCATACATGGCGCCAAGCGTGTAGGACGGGAAGTAGCCAAAACCGCCGTCTGTCCAGTGGATATCCTGCATACAGCCGTTGCGGTAGTTATCTTTGGTCGATAATCCGAGCCAGGCCTGCATTTTCTCATCCCACAGGGCGGGAATCTCGTCCACCTCAATCTCGCCGTTGATCAGCGCGCGCTCGATCTCATAGCGCAGCACCACGTGTGCCGGGTAGCTCACTTCGTCCGCATCGACGCGGATATAGCCCGGCTTCACGCGCTGGTTCCAGGCAATAAAGTTCTCTTCACTGAACGCCGCCTGGCTGCCAAAGCGGGCGTGCACCTCAGGGAGCAGATGCCTGAGGAAGGCTTCGCTGCGTCCCAGCTGCATCTCGAAGAACAGGCTCTGGGATTCGTGGATCGCGGTTGAGCGGGCAAGAGCAATGGGCTGTCCTGCCCACGCGCGCGGCAGGTTCTGCTCGTAGCGCGCGTGTCCGGTTTCGTGGATCACGCCAAACAGCGCGCTGAGCAGTTCGTTTTCGTCATAGCGCGTGGTGATGCGCACGTCCTCCGGTACGCCGCCGCAGAACGGGTGCGCGCTCACGTCCAGGCGACCGCCGTTAAAATCGAAGCCGAGCATCTTCATGGCTTCCAGGCCCAGCTCACGCTGTGTCGCCGTCGGGAAGGGGCCTTGCGGGGGAGTAAAGGCGCGCTGGGCCTGTTTTTCCACCACGTTGGCCAGCAGGTCCGGCAGCCAGGATTTCATGTCGCCGAACAGGACGTCCAGACGCGCGCTGGTCATGTCGGGTTCAAAAATATCCAGCAGCGCGTCGTACGGCGTACAGCCTTTGGCTTCCGCCCGCAGGCGAGCCTCTTCGCGGCTGAGTTTCACCACCTCTTTCAGGTTGGCGGAAAAGCCCTGCCAGTCGTTGGCCGGGCGCTGCGTACGCCAGGCGTGTTCGCACCTGCTGCCCGCCAGCGATTTGGCCTCCACCAGCGATTCCGGCAGCAGGGTGGCCTGCTGGTAGTGGCGCGTCATTTCCCGCAGGTTGGCCTGTTCGACGTCATTCAGATCTTCCCCTGCCGCCGCCGCTAACAGATCGCCGACCTTTTTATCGGTCAGGATCTGGTGCTGCAGGACGCTCATTTCCGCCAGCGCCTCGCCGCGCGCGGCGCTGCCGCCCGGCGGCATCATGGTGAACATGTCCCAGCTGGCGATGGAGGAGAGGTGCGAGAAGCGGGACAGGCGCTGGAAGGTTTTCACAAGTGACTGATAGGTTGATGATTTTTGCAATTCTTATTACCTCTTGCCGGGGATGTGTTTCAGGGAGCATACAATGAAACGGACCTAATTCCCCAACACTTCCTCCGTGGAAACCGTCTTCCGGCAGTCCGGGAGACGGTTCTCAGTGGGCACTTAGGCCTTATCACGCATAACCTGTTGCAGGATCGCCAGCGCCTGGGTGAACTGGGCATCCGGAATGGTCAGCGGATAAAGGAAGCGGATCACGTTGCCGTACTGGCCGCAGATCAATAGCAGCAGGCCCTGGGCGAGCGCCTTTTGCTGGATAGCCTGCGCGATGGCGGCCGAAGGTTGACGGCTCTCGGGATCAAAAAACTCCGCCGCAATCATCGATCCTCTTCCCCTTATTGCCACGAGCGCGGGGAAGGTGCCCTGAATTTCCTCCAGCGTAGCGTTCAGCCGCTCGCCCAGAAGGCGGGCGCGGGCGCAGAGCGACTCGCTGTCGATAATATTCAGCACCGCGTGCGCGGCGGCCACCGCAAGCGGGTTGCCGGCATAGGTTCCCCCCAGGCCGCCGGGAGCCGGCGCATCCATGATCTCAGCGCGGCCCACCACGCCGGACAGCGGCATTCCGCCCGCCAGGCTTTTAGCCATCGTCATCAGGTCGGGCTTGTCCGCGTAGTGTTCCATGGCAAACAGTTTACCCGTGCGGGCGAAGCCGCTTTGCACTTCGTCGGCAATCATCACGATCCCGTGCTCGTCACAGATCCGGCGGATGGCGGCCACCAGCTCTGGCGGAGCGACGTTGAACCCGCCTTCACCCTGAATGGGTTCAAAAATAATCGCCGCCACCTGTTTCGCCTCAATATCGGCTTTGAACAGGCGTTCTATCGCCGTGACGGCATCCTGCGTCGTGATGCCGTGCAGCTCGGAAGGATACGGCACGTGATAAACCGACGCCGGGAAGGGGCCAAATCCCAGCTTGTAGGGCGCGACCTTGCCGGTGAGCGCCATGGTCATATAGGTTCGGCCGTGAAAGCCGCCCCCGAAGGCAATCACACCCGGTCTGCCGGTGTGGGCCCGGGCGATTTTAATGGCGTTTTCCACCGCTTCCGCGCCCGTGGTAAAGAACGCCGTTTTGGCCGGGCCCTGCACCGGGGCCAGCTCGTTAAGCTTTTCGGCTAATGAAACGTAGCTTTCATACGGCACAATCTGGTAGGCCGAGTGGGTGAACTGGTGCAGCTGTTTTTCCACCGCGGCTACCAGTTCTGGGTGACGATGGCCGGTATTCAGTACCGCGATCCCGGCGGCGAAATCAATATAGTCGTTGCCTTCCACGTCGGTAAGCGTGGCATTCTCCGCCGAGCGGGCAAAGAAATTACACATTACGCCTACGCCGCGCGGGGTGGCAGAAAGTCTGCGCTGATGAAATTCCTGGTTACTCATGTCATATACCCTTTTGTCGAAACGATCATACGCCAAGACGATCGCGCAGGCTGTAATACGCCGCGCCCATCGCCGTGAAGGGGATCCGCAGGCTGCGGCCGCCCGGGAAGGGGTAGTGCGGGAGGTTGGCAAACGCATCAAAGCGCTCGGCGTCACCGCGCAACAGTTCCGAGATCAGCCGTCCGGCCAGGTGGGTGCAGGTCACCCCGTGGCCGCTGTAGCCCTGCATGTAATAGATGTTTTTATCCAGACGACCAAACTGCGGCATACGCGACAGGGTCAGCAGGAAGTTGCCCGTCCAGCGGTAGTCGATTTTGACGCCAGCCAGCTGAGGGAAGGTTTTCAGCAGCTTTGGCATCACCAGGCGCTCGACATCGTCCGGATCGCGCGCGCCATAGACGACGCCGCCGCCGTACAGCAGACGGTTGTCGGCGGTGAGACGGTAGTAGTCCAGCAGGTAGTTGCAATCTTCCACGCAGTAGTTATTGGGGATCAGCGTGCGGGCGACCTCTTCCGGCAGCGGGGCGGTGGTGACCACCTGCGTGCCGCAGGGCATGCTGCGTTTTGCCAGCTCCGGTTCGATTTTATCGCCCAGATAGGCATTTCCGGCGACGATGACGTACCGGGCCGTCACCTGACCATGCCGCGTGCTGACCACGGCCGGGCTGGTGTGCTGAATGGCGGTCACCGGGGACTGTTCATACACCCGCCCGCCGTTCAGGCGAATGGCGTCCGCTTCGCCGATCGCCAGGTTAAGCGGATGAATGTGCCCCCCGCTACGGTCCAGCAGCGCGCCGGTATAGCGTTCGCTGTCGACTTCCCGGCGGATGGCGTTGGCGTCCAGCAGATCCAGCTGCGTGTTGCCGTAGCGTTCCCAGTTGGCTTTTTGCTCTTCCAGCGTCTCCAGCTGCTTATGGTTTAGCGCCACAAACAGCCCGCCGGGACGATAATCGCACTGGATCTGATAGCGCTGAATACGCTCCCGGATGATTTCCCCGCCTTCAAACATCATGCTCCCGAGGGCTCTGGCAGCATCGTGGCCATAGTTTTTCTCAATCACGTCGATATCGCGGCTGTAGGAGTTAACCAGCTGGCCGCCGTTGCGCCCGCTGGCGCCAAAGCCGATGCGTGCCCCCTCAAGGAGCACCACGTCGTAGCCCATTTCGGCGAGATGCAGCGCGGAGGAGAGGCCGGTATAGCCGCCGCCCACCACGCACACGTCGCAGCTGATCGACTCGCTAAGCGTCGGGAAAGGTTCGTACGCGTTCGCGCTGGCCGCGTAGTAGCTGGTGGTATGTTCGGTCATGATTGAGGCTCCAGGGCAATCCAGATGGTTTTCAGTTCGGTGAATTTTTCGAGCGCGTGCAGGGACTTATCGCGACCGTTACCGCTCTGCTTATAGCCGCCAAAGGGTACGGTCATATCCCCGTCGTTATAGTTATTGACGAAGACCGAGCCGGCCTTCAGGCGGCGGCTCATGCGGTGCGCGCGGGAGAGATCGCGGGTCCAGACCGCCGCGCCAAGCCCGTATTCACTGTCGTTGGCCAGCGTTAAGGCTTCCTCTTCGGTTTTAAAACGGGTGACGACCAGCACCGGCCCGAAAATCTCTTCCCGGCACAGGGGGGAGTCGGGCTCGAGGTCGACAAAAATGGTTGGACCGACTGCGGAAGGCCATGATTGTTCCCGCCCGTCCAGCAGCAGCGAGCCTTTCCGGGCTCCTTCGCGAATAAACGTGTGGACGGTATCGGCGTGCGCGGCGTCAATGAGCATGCCCATCGTGCTGTCGGGGTCGAGCGGATCGCCCGGCTGCCAGTGACGGGCCTGCGCTTTCAGCTTTGTCAGGAATTCATCGGCGATGCTGTCTTCGAGCAGCAGGCGGGTACCGGCGATACAGACTTGCCCCTGGTTGTAAAAAATGCCGGCGGCGGTCGCGCTCACGGCCTTGTCCAGGTCAGGACAGTCGGCAAAGATAATGTTGGCGCTTTTGCCGCCAGCCTCCAGCCAGACGCGCTTCATGTTGCTTTCTCCGGCGTCCTTCAACAGCTGCTTGCCGGTTCGGGTCGAGCCGGTAAACGTCAGCACCTCGACCTCCGGATGCAGCGCCAGCGCCTGGCCCGCTTCGTGGCCGTAACCGCTTATCACATTCAGCACGCCGTCCGGCAGGCCCGCTTCTTTCGCCAGCCCGGCCAGGCGCAGGGCGGTGAGGGGCGATTTCTCCGACGGCTTCAACACCACGCTATTGCCCGCGATCAGCGCCGGGCCCAGCTTCCAGCAGGCCAGCAGCAGCGGGAAGTTCCAGGGGACGATGGCGGCGACAACCCCGATCGGCTCGCGCACGATCATCGCCAGCTCGCCCGGCCCGGTAGGCGCCACTTCGCCATAGACTTTATCCGCCGCTTCGGCGTACCAGCGGATGGCGCGCGCCGCGCCGGGAATATCGTCGCGCAGGCTGTGGCGAATGGGTTTGCCGGTGTCCAGGGTTTCCAGCAAGGCCAGCTCTTCGCCGTGGCGTTCCATCAAATCGGCGAGCTTGTTGAGCACGTATTTGCGCTGCGCCGGGGACGCCTGCGACCAGTCGCCGCGCTCGAATACCTCACGCGCGGCCTGAACCGCGCGGTCTACGTCCGCCTGCTTGCCCCGGGCGACGTTCGCCAGCGTCTTTTGGGTCGCAGGATTGACGGTGTCAAACGTGGTATTATCGGCGGCGTCGCAATAGGCACCGTTAATAAATAATCGGGTCTCAATGGCGCTGTTTTTTGCTTTATCCTGCCAGTAAGTCAGGTGCTGAAAATGCATATTCACTCCTTTCTTTCGCAATCAGATAAATAAAGTCATGGCCGTTTCAGGCAATACGAAGCCGTAAGGCATCCCGGGAATTAACCCGTAAAATGCCGATATCGATCGTTTTTATGTGTCCCGGCGTAAGCGCGCTTACGCCGGGAACGAGTGGTGATTAGAACGTGGTGGGGGTGTGGGCACTGATAATGCGGCAGATGCCTGCCGAGGTATTGCTGAAGCTGTGCGGTATGCCGGTATTGATGGCATAGCTCTGCCCCGCAACCAGGTGATAAGGCTGGCCATTTATGGTCAGCACTATTTCACCTTCCAGTATCGTACCGATCTCCTCACCCTGGTGTTTGATCCTCTCTCCGGTCGTGGTTCCAGGCTGGTAAGTTTCAAAAATCATCGCCAGCGTACGGTTCGGATTTCCGTTATGAACCAGCTTCATCGAAACCCCCTGACTGCCAATTTCGATAAGGTCTTCCTGATTAATAACCACCTGCGGTTCATCAGGTTTTTCCGGTTCCGAAAAGAATTCCGAGAGCGACAGCCCATAAACTTTCAGCAGCTTTTGCAGCGTACTGATGGCAGGACTGACTTTATCCTGCTCAATGGTGCTGATGGCACTGTGTGTTAACCCAGACAGTTCGGCGGCACGCCGCTGCGAGAGACCCAGCTGCTGGCGGATCTCAGACAGACGTTTCCCTGGCGCCAGTCCGTCATCGCTCATAGTTGCATTTCCTTTACGGTAGTGGTCAAAGCCGTTGCTTCTCGGCAATGTGGCTTTGACAGGCGGTGATAAAACCTTCAAACAACATACGGGACAGGGCGTACTCGCTGCTGTTCCATTCGGGGTGCCATTGCACGCCGAGGGCAAAAGGATGGTCATGAACGCTAACCGCTTCGACCAGCCCGTCCGTCGAGCGGGCCTCCACGCGAAGCCGTGGTCCTAACGTCCGTGCACCTTGCCCGTGTAACGAGTTTACCCAAAATGTGTTACAGCCAGGTATTAATTGAGACAGCAGTCCTCCCTCCTGAACCTGAACTTCATGAGACGGG from Enterobacter chengduensis includes:
- a CDS encoding NAD(P)/FAD-dependent oxidoreductase yields the protein MTEHTTSYYAASANAYEPFPTLSESISCDVCVVGGGYTGLSSALHLAEMGYDVVLLEGARIGFGASGRNGGQLVNSYSRDIDVIEKNYGHDAARALGSMMFEGGEIIRERIQRYQIQCDYRPGGLFVALNHKQLETLEEQKANWERYGNTQLDLLDANAIRREVDSERYTGALLDRSGGHIHPLNLAIGEADAIRLNGGRVYEQSPVTAIQHTSPAVVSTRHGQVTARYVIVAGNAYLGDKIEPELAKRSMPCGTQVVTTAPLPEEVARTLIPNNYCVEDCNYLLDYYRLTADNRLLYGGGVVYGARDPDDVERLVMPKLLKTFPQLAGVKIDYRWTGNFLLTLSRMPQFGRLDKNIYYMQGYSGHGVTCTHLAGRLISELLRGDAERFDAFANLPHYPFPGGRSLRIPFTAMGAAYYSLRDRLGV
- the asr gene encoding acid resistance repetitive basic protein Asr, whose amino-acid sequence is MKKVLALVVAAAMGLSSAAFAAETTAAPAAAAPAATTTAAPAKTVHHKKHHKAAKPAAEQKAQAAKKHHKKAAKPAVEQKAQAAKKHHKKAAKPAVEQKAQAAKKHHKKAVKHEAAKPAAQPAA
- the puuE gene encoding 4-aminobutyrate transaminase, with protein sequence MSNQEFHQRRLSATPRGVGVMCNFFARSAENATLTDVEGNDYIDFAAGIAVLNTGHRHPELVAAVEKQLHQFTHSAYQIVPYESYVSLAEKLNELAPVQGPAKTAFFTTGAEAVENAIKIARAHTGRPGVIAFGGGFHGRTYMTMALTGKVAPYKLGFGPFPASVYHVPYPSELHGITTQDAVTAIERLFKADIEAKQVAAIIFEPIQGEGGFNVAPPELVAAIRRICDEHGIVMIADEVQSGFARTGKLFAMEHYADKPDLMTMAKSLAGGMPLSGVVGRAEIMDAPAPGGLGGTYAGNPLAVAAAHAVLNIIDSESLCARARLLGERLNATLEEIQGTFPALVAIRGRGSMIAAEFFDPESRQPSAAIAQAIQQKALAQGLLLLICGQYGNVIRFLYPLTIPDAQFTQALAILQQVMRDKA
- the puuC gene encoding aldehyde dehydrogenase PuuC: MHFQHLTYWQDKAKNSAIETRLFINGAYCDAADNTTFDTVNPATQKTLANVARGKQADVDRAVQAAREVFERGDWSQASPAQRKYVLNKLADLMERHGEELALLETLDTGKPIRHSLRDDIPGAARAIRWYAEAADKVYGEVAPTGPGELAMIVREPIGVVAAIVPWNFPLLLACWKLGPALIAGNSVVLKPSEKSPLTALRLAGLAKEAGLPDGVLNVISGYGHEAGQALALHPEVEVLTFTGSTRTGKQLLKDAGESNMKRVWLEAGGKSANIIFADCPDLDKAVSATAAGIFYNQGQVCIAGTRLLLEDSIADEFLTKLKAQARHWQPGDPLDPDSTMGMLIDAAHADTVHTFIREGARKGSLLLDGREQSWPSAVGPTIFVDLEPDSPLCREEIFGPVLVVTRFKTEEEALTLANDSEYGLGAAVWTRDLSRAHRMSRRLKAGSVFVNNYNDGDMTVPFGGYKQSGNGRDKSLHALEKFTELKTIWIALEPQS
- a CDS encoding carboxypeptidase M32 — translated: MQKSSTYQSLVKTFQRLSRFSHLSSIASWDMFTMMPPGGSAARGEALAEMSVLQHQILTDKKVGDLLAAAAGEDLNDVEQANLREMTRHYQQATLLPESLVEAKSLAGSRCEHAWRTQRPANDWQGFSANLKEVVKLSREEARLRAEAKGCTPYDALLDIFEPDMTSARLDVLFGDMKSWLPDLLANVVEKQAQRAFTPPQGPFPTATQRELGLEAMKMLGFDFNGGRLDVSAHPFCGGVPEDVRITTRYDENELLSALFGVIHETGHARYEQNLPRAWAGQPIALARSTAIHESQSLFFEMQLGRSEAFLRHLLPEVHARFGSQAAFSEENFIAWNQRVKPGYIRVDADEVSYPAHVVLRYEIERALINGEIEVDEIPALWDEKMQAWLGLSTKDNYRNGCMQDIHWTDGGFGYFPSYTLGAMYAAQLFHAAKTALPGLQASIAEGDFSALFDWLRQNIWQHGSRFSTSQLITQATGEDLNIRYFREHLTSRYL
- the puuR gene encoding HTH-type transcriptional regulator PuuR; translated protein: MSDDGLAPGKRLSEIRQQLGLSQRRAAELSGLTHSAISTIEQDKVSPAISTLQKLLKVYGLSLSEFFSEPEKPDEPQVVINQEDLIEIGSQGVSMKLVHNGNPNRTLAMIFETYQPGTTTGERIKHQGEEIGTILEGEIVLTINGQPYHLVAGQSYAINTGIPHSFSNTSAGICRIISAHTPTTF
- a CDS encoding trypsin-like serine peptidase; the encoded protein is MRKSVVLLLGTFSLFSGFSHADDGGDDAISQKELKTLFFGHDDRTRVADPTQAPWDAIGQLETASGNLCTATLITPQLALTAGHCLLTPPNGKPDKAVALRFVSQKGTWRYEIHGIEGRVDPSLGKRLKPDGDGWIVPPAAASWDFGLIILRYPPSGITPLPLFDGDKAALTAALKAADRKVTQSGYPVDHLDTLYTHTDCIVTGWAQTSVLSHQCDTLPGDSGSPLMLKTDQGWQLIGVQSSAPAAKDRWRADNRALSVTGFRDQLEALAKQ